Proteins from a genomic interval of Veillonellaceae bacterium:
- the mltG gene encoding endolytic transglycosylase MltG, with translation MWHILKNKSSSVLIVLAFFLLMGSIMFGMAKPVSLNTEDQTIVTIEPGMSASDIGELLYKEDIIKSVIMFRVIAKVYNIESSLQAGEYAISRNMTTEQIVKMLAQGQTAYRQITIPEGYNIDQIAKLVEQQKIGDASKFKELAQNYAPYSYMSGIGVAYKAEGYISPNTYQVPRGTTEEQLLKILVKEFDTQFTPSMRERASEVGLSISEVITLASLVEKEAKLDGDRPIIASVFLNRLKQDMPLQSCATIQYILGYPKAELSIKETQIESPYNTYQHMGLPPGPIANPGRASINAVLYPADTDYLYFVADKEGAHHYSKSYQEHLELIDKVRI, from the coding sequence ATGTGGCATATTTTAAAGAACAAATCCAGCTCTGTTTTAATTGTGTTAGCATTCTTTCTTTTAATGGGAAGTATTATGTTTGGAATGGCTAAACCAGTTAGTTTAAATACCGAAGATCAGACTATAGTTACTATCGAACCAGGCATGTCAGCAAGCGACATTGGCGAGCTGTTATATAAAGAAGATATTATTAAAAGTGTAATTATGTTTCGTGTAATTGCAAAAGTCTATAATATCGAGAGTTCCCTGCAAGCCGGGGAGTACGCTATTTCTAGAAACATGACTACTGAACAAATTGTAAAAATGTTAGCGCAAGGCCAAACAGCCTATCGTCAGATTACTATACCTGAAGGCTATAATATAGACCAAATTGCTAAGCTTGTAGAACAGCAGAAAATTGGTGATGCTAGCAAATTCAAGGAGTTAGCTCAAAACTATGCACCGTATTCATATATGTCAGGCATTGGCGTAGCCTATAAGGCAGAAGGTTATATTTCTCCGAACACTTATCAAGTGCCACGTGGTACTACAGAAGAGCAACTATTGAAGATTCTTGTTAAAGAGTTTGATACTCAATTTACGCCTAGTATGAGAGAGCGAGCCTCTGAAGTCGGTTTGTCTATTTCAGAGGTTATCACGCTAGCATCATTGGTAGAAAAGGAAGCAAAACTTGACGGTGACCGACCAATTATTGCTAGCGTGTTTCTTAACCGATTGAAACAGGATATGCCGCTGCAGTCGTGTGCCACTATTCAGTACATTTTAGGCTATCCTAAGGCTGAGTTATCAATTAAAGAAACCCAAATTGAATCACCCTATAACACTTACCAGCACATGGGCTTGCCTCCTGGGCCAATAGCTAATCCAGGCAGGGCTTCAATTAATGCCGTGTTGTATCCTGCTGATACTGACTATCTTTATTTCGTAGCCGACAAAGAAGGAGCTCATCATTATAGTAAAAGCTATCAGGAACATCTTGAATTAATTGATAAGGTGCGAATTTAA